A segment of the bacterium genome:
ATCGCGGTCCACGCGCGGCCGCCGTCCTCCTTGCCGATCAGGTCGTCGTGCGGCAGGTTCCCCTTGTGTGTGCCGAACGCCTTCCCCGGGGTGAGCGTGACGAGATGCTCCTCCCCCTTGGGGGAGATCAGCAGGATGTCCTCCCCCTCCCGGAACGGCCCCCTGCGAACGCGCCTGCCCACCGTCATCGGGACACCCTCGCCGCGTGCAGCGAACGCGCTTTCCGGACCCGCTCCTTCAACCGGCAGAAGGAACATGCCTCCGTGTACGTCGGGGCGCCGCAGGACGAGCACGCCCGTGGTGCTCCCACGCCCTCATCCGATCCGGTTTCCGTCGCCCGCACCGCGTCCGCCGCCGGCGCGTCTTCCGGCGACGGGGCACCTTCGTCCTTCGCCGCGCCCTCCGGCCCCTTCCGCAGCGGGTTCGACGGGTCGATGAACCCCTGGTAGAAAACGATCCGCGTCCCGGGCATCCGGTCCTCGATGCGCGACAGCGCCTCTTTGTACACGAGGGACGTGGCGTCCACGCTCATCGGGCACTCCTCGGTAACGTAGTCGATCCCCTTCAGGAACCCGTACGCCGCGGTTTCGACTTCGCTCACACGCCACAGCGGCTTCACCTTGCGGACGAGCCCTCCGGCCGCCCCGGGCAGCAAGGGGTGCTGTCGCGCCAGGTGATTCCGCTGCCAGTGCAGCAGGTTCCCCAGAAGCCGGGCCGTCTCGTCGTCGAGATTGTGTCCTGTCGCCACCACGGTGAATTTCCCCTCCGCGGCCACGCGGTTGAAGAAGTACCGCTTCACCGTACCGCAGATGGAGCACTCCTGCATCCGCGTGCAGCGGGCCGCCTCGGGGATCGGGATCCCCTCCTTCGCGAGCTCCACGACGATCGGCGTCTTCCCCCGCGCCGCCGCGTAGGCGAGGACCTTCTCCTTCGACCGGTCGGAGTACCCGCCGATCCCGAGGTCGATGTAGAGACCCTCCGTCTCGTACCCCTGTTCCATCAGGACGTCCCAGAGGACCAGGC
Coding sequences within it:
- a CDS encoding adenine nucleotide alpha hydrolase family protein, which encodes MKCKRCRRAGAAVELPSHHAAFCPDCFIVFFRRQVAEGIRRLRLLAPEDRVLVCVSGGKDSLVLWDVLMEQGYETEGLYIDLGIGGYSDRSKEKVLAYAAARGKTPIVVELAKEGIPIPEAARCTRMQECSICGTVKRYFFNRVAAEGKFTVVATGHNLDDETARLLGNLLHWQRNHLARQHPLLPGAAGGLVRKVKPLWRVSEVETAAYGFLKGIDYVTEECPMSVDATSLVYKEALSRIEDRMPGTRIVFYQGFIDPSNPLRKGPEGAAKDEGAPSPEDAPAADAVRATETGSDEGVGAPRACSSCGAPTYTEACSFCRLKERVRKARSLHAARVSR